A portion of the Streptomyces sp. NBC_00376 genome contains these proteins:
- a CDS encoding HipA family kinase, with amino-acid sequence MLTEVTATRYVTPLREGGSLPGIVEADDLGTYVMKFTGAGQGRKTLVAEVICGQLGRRLGLRVPDLVQIQLDPVIGLAEPDQEVQELLKASGGLNLGMDFLPGSIGFDSLAYQVDAREAGRVVWFDALINNVDRSWRNPNMLVWHGDLWLIDHGATMIWHHNWPGAQASAAKPYNASDHALAPFAPDIAAAAAELAPLVTEELLTEVAADVPDEWLVDEPGFDSTDELRRAYVEALLPRAATIHERITMDGPTAPKPSQAPGWLTEHLTPWPHPTKKNDKDGRP; translated from the coding sequence ATGCTCACCGAAGTCACAGCGACCCGCTACGTCACGCCCCTGCGGGAGGGCGGATCGCTTCCCGGGATCGTCGAGGCCGACGATCTCGGCACCTATGTCATGAAATTCACCGGTGCCGGACAGGGGCGCAAGACGCTGGTCGCGGAGGTCATCTGCGGGCAGCTCGGCCGCCGGCTCGGGCTGCGGGTCCCCGATCTCGTGCAGATCCAGCTCGACCCGGTCATCGGGCTCGCCGAGCCCGATCAGGAGGTGCAGGAGCTCCTGAAGGCCAGCGGCGGGCTCAACCTCGGGATGGACTTCCTGCCCGGCTCGATCGGCTTCGACTCCCTCGCCTACCAGGTGGACGCGCGGGAGGCCGGACGGGTCGTCTGGTTCGACGCGCTGATCAACAACGTCGACCGGTCCTGGCGCAATCCGAACATGCTGGTCTGGCACGGAGACCTGTGGCTCATCGACCACGGCGCCACCATGATCTGGCACCACAACTGGCCCGGCGCCCAGGCGTCCGCCGCCAAGCCGTACAACGCCTCCGACCACGCGCTCGCCCCGTTCGCGCCCGACATCGCGGCGGCCGCCGCCGAGCTGGCCCCGCTGGTCACCGAGGAGCTGCTCACCGAGGTCGCCGCCGACGTCCCCGACGAGTGGCTGGTGGACGAGCCGGGCTTCGACTCCACCGACGAGCTGCGCCGCGCCTATGTGGAGGCGCTGCTGCCGCGCGCCGCGACCATCCACGAGCGGATCACGATGGACGGGCCCACCGCGCCCAAGCCGTCCCAGGCCCCCGGCTGGCTCACCGAACACCTCACCCCCTGGCCGCACCCCACCAAGAAGAACGACAAGGACGGCCGGCCGTGA
- a CDS encoding DUF3037 domain-containing protein, producing the protein MSERDVFEYALLRVVPRVQRGEFFNAGVVVYCRARSFVAARTHLDETKLRALDPTADVVGVRAALHAVEGVCRGGTDAGQAGGDDAGRRFRWLIAPRSTVVQPSPVHSGLTADPEAEVERLLDLLVR; encoded by the coding sequence GTGAGCGAGCGCGATGTCTTCGAGTACGCACTGCTGCGCGTGGTGCCCCGGGTGCAGCGTGGCGAGTTCTTCAACGCGGGCGTGGTCGTCTACTGCCGTGCGCGGAGCTTCGTGGCCGCCCGCACCCATCTGGACGAGACCAAGCTGAGGGCCCTGGACCCGACCGCCGACGTGGTCGGTGTACGGGCCGCCCTGCACGCCGTCGAGGGAGTGTGCCGCGGCGGTACGGACGCGGGCCAGGCGGGCGGTGACGACGCCGGCCGCCGCTTCCGGTGGCTGATCGCGCCGCGCTCCACCGTCGTCCAGCCGAGCCCCGTGCACAGCGGCCTCACGGCCGACCCGGAGGCCGAGGTCGAGCGGCTGCTCGACCTGCTGGTGCGCTGA
- the fabG gene encoding 3-oxoacyl-ACP reductase FabG produces MSTTEQRVAVVTGAARGIGAATAVRLAAEGRAVAVLDLDEAACKDTVEKITAAGGTALAVGCDVSDSAQVEAAVARVAAELGAPTILVNNAGVLRDNLLFKMTESDWDTVMNVHLKGAFLMAKAVQKHMVDANFGRIVSLSSSSALGNRGQANYSAVKAGLQGFTKTLAKELGKFGITANAVAPGFIVTEMTAQTAARVGMGFEEFQAAAATQIPVQRVGRPEDIANAIAFFTGDEAGFVSGQVMYVAGGPLN; encoded by the coding sequence ATGTCCACCACCGAGCAGCGCGTCGCCGTCGTGACCGGAGCGGCGCGGGGCATTGGCGCCGCCACCGCGGTACGCCTGGCGGCCGAGGGTCGCGCCGTCGCCGTACTCGACCTCGACGAGGCGGCCTGCAAGGACACCGTCGAGAAGATCACCGCCGCCGGGGGCACCGCCCTCGCGGTCGGCTGCGATGTGTCGGACAGCGCCCAGGTGGAAGCCGCGGTCGCGCGGGTCGCCGCCGAGCTCGGCGCCCCGACGATCCTGGTCAACAACGCGGGCGTGCTCCGCGACAACCTGCTCTTCAAGATGACCGAGTCCGACTGGGACACCGTGATGAACGTGCACCTCAAGGGCGCGTTCCTGATGGCCAAGGCCGTTCAGAAGCACATGGTGGACGCCAATTTCGGCCGGATCGTCTCGCTCTCCTCCTCCTCGGCGCTCGGCAACCGCGGCCAGGCCAACTACTCCGCCGTCAAGGCCGGTCTCCAGGGCTTCACCAAGACCCTCGCCAAGGAGCTCGGCAAGTTCGGCATCACGGCCAACGCCGTCGCCCCCGGCTTCATCGTCACCGAGATGACCGCCCAGACGGCGGCCCGGGTCGGCATGGGCTTCGAGGAGTTCCAGGCCGCCGCCGCCACCCAGATCCCGGTGCAGCGCGTCGGTCGCCCCGAGGACATCGCCAACGCCATCGCCTTCTTCACGGGCGACGAGGCCGGCTTCGTCTCCGGTCAGGTCATGTACGTCGCCGGCGGACCGCTCAACTGA
- a CDS encoding SDR family oxidoreductase: protein MTVQDSGKVALITGGSRGIGYGIAEALVARGDRVCITGRGEDALKEAVERLGADRAIAVAGKAHDEAHRAVAVERTMEAFGRVDFLINNAGTNPVFGPIAELDLNVARKVFETNVISALGFAQQTWKAWQKDNGGAIVNIASVAGISASPFIGAYGISKAAMVNLTLQLAHEFAPVVRVNTIAPAVVKTKFAQALYEGREEEAAAAYPLGRLGVPADIGGAAAFLTSSQSDWITGQTLVVDGGIFLNAGVG, encoded by the coding sequence ATGACTGTGCAGGACAGCGGGAAGGTCGCGCTCATCACGGGCGGGAGCCGGGGCATCGGCTACGGCATCGCCGAGGCGCTGGTGGCCCGCGGCGACCGGGTGTGCATCACCGGACGCGGCGAGGACGCCCTCAAGGAGGCCGTCGAGCGGCTGGGCGCCGACCGGGCGATCGCCGTGGCGGGCAAGGCGCACGACGAGGCGCACCGGGCGGTGGCCGTCGAGCGCACCATGGAGGCGTTCGGCCGGGTCGACTTCCTGATCAACAACGCCGGCACGAATCCGGTCTTCGGGCCGATCGCGGAGCTCGACCTCAATGTCGCCCGCAAGGTCTTCGAGACCAATGTGATCTCGGCGCTCGGCTTCGCGCAGCAGACCTGGAAGGCCTGGCAGAAGGATAACGGCGGGGCGATCGTCAACATCGCCTCGGTCGCCGGGATCTCCGCCTCGCCCTTCATCGGAGCGTACGGCATCAGCAAGGCAGCCATGGTCAATCTGACCCTTCAGCTGGCGCACGAGTTCGCCCCGGTCGTCCGGGTCAACACCATCGCACCCGCGGTCGTGAAGACCAAGTTCGCCCAGGCGCTGTACGAGGGCCGTGAGGAGGAGGCCGCGGCCGCCTACCCGCTCGGCCGGCTGGGAGTGCCGGCGGACATCGGCGGTGCCGCCGCGTTCCTCACGTCCAGCCAGTCCGACTGGATCACGGGGCAGACTCTGGTGGTCGACGGCGGAATTTTCCTGAATGCGGGCGTGGGCTGA
- a CDS encoding ABC transporter substrate-binding protein: MFYRASLQAAAALASLSLLAGCGLLSDSGSEVEQKIVVGTTSEPSTLDPAAAWDNSWELMRNVFQTLMSYPSGSTKPEPDAAEWCKFTDTTSTSYRCKLRAGLKFSNGDKLDAEAVKYSIDRITALKVKGGPVGMLGSLDRIETKGDDIVVFHLTKPDATFPFILTTPAMSLVAPSAYSEHKLRSDGKITGSGPYLLDSYKPGKSAELVKNPDYKGYANRKNDAVTIRYFKDSAPVVAALRKKEIDAIYRGLTAEEVVSLEENKDKESNLQIVETVGADIRFLVFNPKDPAAGNVAVRRAIAQLVDRDALVAKVYQGTAEPLYSMVPKGIAGHTTSFFDAYGDPDQGKAKQILTKAGITKPVELTLWFTTDRYGSSTAPEFDELKRQLESSGLFRITLKSKPWKTFQEGFTKGEYPAFGRGWFPDFPDPDNFIAPFLGKDSITGMPYMKNEITKDLLPQTRKESDRGAVSKQFERAQKILVDDVRILPLWQGKLYVASGEDIGGGERALDPQTVMQMWELYRKASW; encoded by the coding sequence GTGTTCTACCGGGCCAGTCTGCAGGCCGCTGCAGCCCTTGCTTCCCTTTCTCTGCTGGCCGGCTGCGGACTTCTTTCCGACAGCGGTTCGGAAGTCGAGCAGAAGATAGTCGTCGGTACGACCAGTGAGCCATCCACCCTCGATCCGGCGGCGGCGTGGGACAACTCCTGGGAGCTGATGCGAAATGTCTTCCAGACCCTGATGAGCTACCCCAGCGGCAGCACGAAGCCCGAGCCCGATGCCGCGGAATGGTGCAAGTTCACCGACACCACCAGCACCTCCTACCGGTGCAAGCTCCGCGCGGGCCTGAAATTCTCCAATGGGGACAAGCTCGACGCCGAGGCGGTGAAGTATTCCATCGACCGGATCACGGCGCTCAAGGTCAAGGGCGGCCCGGTCGGCATGCTCGGCTCGCTCGACCGGATCGAGACCAAGGGGGACGACATTGTCGTCTTCCACCTCACCAAGCCGGATGCCACCTTCCCCTTCATTCTCACCACGCCCGCGATGTCGTTGGTGGCGCCCAGCGCCTATTCCGAGCACAAGCTCCGCAGCGATGGAAAGATCACCGGTTCCGGCCCGTACCTGCTTGATTCGTACAAGCCGGGGAAGAGTGCCGAACTGGTGAAGAACCCGGACTACAAGGGCTACGCCAACCGCAAGAACGACGCCGTGACCATTCGGTACTTCAAGGATTCCGCGCCCGTGGTCGCGGCGCTGCGGAAGAAGGAGATCGACGCGATCTACCGGGGTCTGACCGCCGAGGAGGTTGTCAGCCTGGAGGAGAACAAGGACAAGGAAAGCAATCTGCAGATCGTCGAGACGGTCGGCGCGGACATCCGCTTCCTGGTCTTCAACCCGAAGGACCCGGCGGCGGGGAACGTGGCCGTACGGCGGGCCATCGCCCAGCTCGTCGACCGTGACGCCCTCGTGGCCAAGGTCTACCAGGGCACGGCCGAACCGCTGTACTCCATGGTCCCCAAGGGCATAGCCGGGCACACCACCAGCTTCTTCGACGCCTACGGCGACCCGGACCAGGGCAAGGCGAAGCAGATCCTGACCAAGGCGGGCATCACCAAGCCGGTCGAGCTGACGCTCTGGTTCACCACCGACCGGTACGGCTCCTCCACCGCCCCCGAGTTCGACGAGCTGAAGCGGCAGCTGGAGAGCTCCGGCCTCTTCAGGATCACGCTGAAGAGCAAGCCCTGGAAGACGTTCCAGGAGGGCTTCACCAAGGGCGAGTACCCCGCCTTCGGCCGCGGCTGGTTCCCGGACTTCCCGGACCCGGACAACTTCATCGCCCCGTTCCTCGGCAAGGACAGCATCACCGGGATGCCGTACATGAAGAACGAGATCACCAAGGATCTGCTGCCGCAGACCCGCAAGGAGAGCGACCGGGGCGCGGTCAGCAAGCAGTTCGAACGGGCGCAGAAGATCCTGGTCGACGACGTGCGGATCCTGCCGCTGTGGCAGGGCAAGCTGTACGTCGCCTCCGGCGAGGACATCGGCGGCGGCGAGCGTGCCCTGGACCCGCAGACGGTCATGCAGATGTGGGAGCTGTACCGCAAGGCCAGCTGGTAG
- a CDS encoding uracil-DNA glycosylase, giving the protein MTDTDLLPESWRGVLGEELQKPYFKELTEFVEEERAKGPVYPPRDQVFAALEATPYDKVKVLVLGQDPYHGEGQGHGLCFSVRPGVKTPPSLRNIYKEMKEELGLPVPDNGYLMPWAEQGVLLLNAVLTVRAGEANSHKGKGWEKFTDAVIRAVASRPDPAVFVLWGNYAQKKLPLIDEERHVVVKGAHPSPLSAKKFFGSSPFRQINAAVAAQGHEAIDWRIPDLG; this is encoded by the coding sequence GTGACCGACACCGACCTGCTGCCCGAGTCCTGGCGCGGCGTCCTCGGCGAAGAGCTGCAGAAGCCGTACTTCAAGGAGCTCACCGAGTTCGTCGAGGAGGAGCGGGCCAAGGGGCCGGTCTACCCGCCGCGCGACCAGGTGTTCGCCGCGCTGGAGGCCACGCCCTACGACAAGGTGAAGGTCCTCGTCCTCGGCCAGGACCCGTACCACGGGGAGGGGCAGGGGCACGGACTGTGCTTCTCCGTGCGGCCGGGTGTGAAGACGCCGCCGTCCCTGCGGAACATCTACAAGGAGATGAAGGAGGAGCTCGGCCTGCCGGTCCCGGACAACGGCTATCTGATGCCGTGGGCCGAGCAGGGTGTGCTCCTGCTCAACGCCGTGCTGACGGTCCGCGCGGGCGAGGCCAACTCGCACAAGGGCAAGGGCTGGGAGAAGTTCACCGACGCGGTGATCCGCGCCGTCGCCTCGCGGCCCGACCCGGCGGTCTTCGTGCTCTGGGGCAACTACGCCCAGAAGAAGCTCCCGCTGATCGACGAGGAGCGCCATGTGGTGGTGAAGGGGGCACACCCCTCGCCGCTGTCGGCCAAGAAGTTCTTCGGCTCCAGCCCGTTCCGGCAGATCAACGCGGCGGTGGCCGCACAGGGCCACGAGGCGATCGACTGGCGCATCCCCGACCTGGGCTGA